In Deltaproteobacteria bacterium, the sequence GTCGCCCGGCTCTATGCCCGCGGCCGCGAGCGTTTCGCGGATCACGCCGAGGGCGTCGACGCCCGGCCGCGCCGCGATGTGCAGCGCGTCGCCGAAGGGATACACGTCGGCGAATTCCGCGCACTTCGCGAGGATCGTCCGCGCGCGCGCGTTTTCGTCGCCGACGCGCTCGATGATCGTCTCGGCGTGGCCGTCGATGACCGCGCGCGGCGTGTCGACCACGAGCAGTCGCCCCGCGTGGATGAGCCCGACCCGGTGGCAGCGCTCGGCCTCGTCCATGTAAGGGGTCGAGACGACGATCGCCACGCCCTGCGCCGCGAAGGCGTAGAGGATCTCCCACAGTTCGCGACGGCTCACGGGATCGACGCCGGTGGTGGGCTCGTCGAGCAGCAGCAGCGCGGGCTGGTGGATCATGTTGCACGAGAGCGCGAGTTTTTTTTGCATGCCGCCAGACAGCTTGCCCGCGGGACGCCGCGCGAAAGGTTCGAGCCGCGAAAACGCGTAGAGCCGCGCGAGGCGTTCCTCGCGTTCGCGCTTCGGCACGAAATACATGTCGGCGAAAAAGCGCATGTTCTCCGCGACGGTCAGATCGCCGTAGAGCGCGAACTGCTGCGGCATGTAGCCGACATGCTCGCGAACCGACTCGGCTTCGCGCGCGACGTCGAAACCCGCCACGTTCGCCGTGCCCGCATCGGCATTGAGTACGCCCACGAGCAGGCGCAGCGCCGTGGTCTTGCCCGCGCCGTCGGGACCGATCAAGCCGAAAATCTCGCCTGGCTCGACGCGCAGGTCGATGCCGCGCAGCGCGCGCGTTTCGCCGAAGTTTTTGGCGAGGCCCCGGGCGTCGAGAACGCTCATCACGGCTCCCGTCAGTCCCACAGCGCCACGTCGACGGGCATGCCGATTTTCAGCTCCCCATCGGGATTTTCGAGCGAGACTTTCACGGCATACACGAGACGCACGCGCTCTTCC encodes:
- a CDS encoding ABC transporter ATP-binding protein; the protein is MSVLDARGLAKNFGETRALRGIDLRVEPGEIFGLIGPDGAGKTTALRLLVGVLNADAGTANVAGFDVAREAESVREHVGYMPQQFALYGDLTVAENMRFFADMYFVPKREREERLARLYAFSRLEPFARRPAGKLSGGMQKKLALSCNMIHQPALLLLDEPTTGVDPVSRRELWEILYAFAAQGVAIVVSTPYMDEAERCHRVGLIHAGRLLVVDTPRAVIDGHAETIIERVGDENARARTILAKCAEFADVYPFGDALHIAARPGVDALGVIRETLAAAGIEPGDARRVRPTFEDVFMARIREAEHD
- a CDS encoding secretion protein HlyD is translated as EERVRLVYAVKVSLENPDGELKIGMPVDVALWD